The Parambassis ranga chromosome 1, fParRan2.1, whole genome shotgun sequence genome includes a region encoding these proteins:
- the stra6l gene encoding STRA6-like isoform X2, giving the protein MESLLMMRHSQDHVFSNDSVVQDCQNTISVDLLHLSLIPAAMIAGVLSFLQRRAQRLGIDHRLPFLRGRFGIVVPLDTIGSLSNRWSYGFAFGAVSSSVLLLFSEQYIPFTVPPWARAIVYLIGALEVGLAYFPFFACLSTPFRMAGAVLGILYSLPWIIVTVWDTITCPNGKVLGKYQKVIVQWPCILSLIFLLGRFIYMLVKAVRIRQQLEPEDTEELIEVHQVNHVKRLLRKTPKHSKPLSWFQRRVYEWDPYFKFPNRIIGTVIISLVGLYTMTLADYSLSNVVFDKVDKWKNTLEYLVESCNETETLGAMIPQLEEFVHVARKSWLATTIFASMNSVAYTFHILACYRKHLKRLWKGQRGFIPERFHNPSSAISVASIARYSGWQIAFTLWGYLIVHFVHFLLALLLVYALVLPIQHGKALTMLTNLGIIVLTIGLVISFVILQVVLVQIFFLQDKLSPTDKQKPLALNNRKAFHCFNYFFFFYNVVMGISNCILRLLTSIVVGTWLVSRIDRTIMQRGYENMDAGYSTWIGMIFADHYHNNPVMVCFCQLLVSKTLVRHNTSAYSTFSNTPPESPVNSRVRRRWALLYTLLRNPHLILLRKHHLSTSSSLATSPSSPSDTVVRAWVMASQAQSRQTVLPPEIIVTQAEES; this is encoded by the exons TTTCTCCAATGACTCCGTAGTTCAGGACTGTCAAAATACAATCTCTGTGGATCTCCTGCATCTTTCACTCATTCCTGCA GCGATGATTGCAGGAGTGCTGTCATTCCTCCAGAGAAGGGCCCAAAGACTGGGCATTGACCACAGACTGCCCTTCCTGCGGGGTCGCTTTGGTATTGTGGT GCCTTTGGACACTATAGGCAGCCTCAGTAACCGTTGGTCCTATGGCTTTGCATTTGGTGCCGTGTCAAGCAGCgtcctgctgctcttctctgAACAATACATCCCCTTCACTGTCCCGCCCTGGGCCAGAG CTATTGTGTACCTGATCGGAGCTTTGGAAGTGGGCCTGGCGTATTTCCCTTTCTTCGCCTGCCTGTCCACACCGTTCAGAATGGCCGGGGCAGTCCTGGGAATTCTCTACTCTCTGCCCTG GATCATCGTTACAGTGTGGGACACAATCACCTGTCCCAATGGTAAG GTTTTGGGCAAATACCAGAAGGTGATCGTGCAGTGGCCGTGTATCCTCTCCCTCATTTTCCTCCTGGGGCGATTTATCTACATGCTGGTTAAAGCTGTTCGGATACGGCAGCAGCTGGAGCCAGAG GACACTGAGGAGCTGATCGAGGTGCACCAGGTGAACCATGTGAAGAGACTGCTGAGGAAAACACCCAAACACAG TAAGCCTCTCAGCTGGTTTCAGCGCAGAGTGTACGAGTGGGATCCCTACTTCAAGTTCCCCAACAGGATCATTGGCACTGTTATTATATCCCTCGTAGGCCTGTATAcg ATGACTCTTGCGGACTACAGTCTCAGTAATGTTGTCTTTGACAAAGTGGACAAATGGAAGAACACACTGGAATACCTGGTTGAGTCCTGTAATGAGACTGAAACACTGGGAGCCATGATACCACAGCTGGAAGAATTTGTACACGTAGCCAGGA AGTCGTGGCTGGCCACCACCATCTTTGCCAGTATGAACTCTGTCGCCTATACCTTCCATATTTTGGCGTGTTACAG GAAACACCTGAAGAGACTGTGGAAAGGACAGAGGGGTTTTATTCCAGAGAGGTTTCACAACCCCAGCTCTGCCATCAGTGTA GCTTCTATTGCAAGATACTCTGGATGGCAAATAGCTTTTACACTGTGGG GCTACCTGATTGTTCACtttgtccacttcctgttggcTCTGCTGCTGGTCTATGCGCTGGTTCTTCCTATACAGCATGGAAAAGCACTGACCATGCTCACCAACCTGGGGATCATAGT TCTGACCATCGGCCTGGTGATCAGCTTTGTGATTCTTCAAGTGGTTCTGGTTCAGATCTTCTTTCTTCAGGACAAATTGTCTCCCACAGATAAGCAGAAACCTCTGGCTCTCAACAACAG GAAGGCCTTCCACTGCTTCaactacttcttcttcttctacaacGTGGTGATGGGAATCAGCAACTGCATACTGAGACTGCTCACCAGCATTGTGGTGGGGACGTGGCTGGTGTCCCGCATAGACAGGACCATTATGCAGAGGGGATATGAAAACATGGACGCTG GCTACAGCACGTGGATCGGGATGATCTTTGCTGACCATTATCACAATAATCCAGTCatggtgtgtttctgtcagctgCTGGTTTCTAAAACACTTGTGAGACACAATACATCTGCATACTCCACGTTCAGCAACACTCCACCAG AATCCCCTGTGAACAGTAGGGTCAGGAGGCGCTGGGCGTTGCTTTACACCCTTCTAAGAAACCCTCATCTGATCCTGCTcagaaagcaccatctttcaaCTTCTTCATCATTAGCAACATCCCCATCATCCCCATCGGACACAGTGGTGCGGGCTTGGGTGATGGCATCTCAAGCACAGAGCCGCCAGACAGTGTTACCACCAGAGATCATAGTCACACAAGCAGAAGAATCTTAA
- the stra6l gene encoding STRA6-like isoform X1: MESLLMMRHSQDHVFSNDSVVQDCQNTISVDLLHLSLIPAAMIAGVLSFLQRRAQRLGIDHRLPFLRGRFGIVVPLDTIGSLSNRWSYGFAFGAVSSSVLLLFSEQYIPFTVPPWARAIVYLIGALEVGLAYFPFFACLSTPFRMAGAVLGILYSLPWIIVTVWDTITCPNGKVLGKYQKVIVQWPCILSLIFLLGRFIYMLVKAVRIRQQLEPEQDTEELIEVHQVNHVKRLLRKTPKHSKPLSWFQRRVYEWDPYFKFPNRIIGTVIISLVGLYTMTLADYSLSNVVFDKVDKWKNTLEYLVESCNETETLGAMIPQLEEFVHVARKSWLATTIFASMNSVAYTFHILACYRKHLKRLWKGQRGFIPERFHNPSSAISVASIARYSGWQIAFTLWGYLIVHFVHFLLALLLVYALVLPIQHGKALTMLTNLGIIVLTIGLVISFVILQVVLVQIFFLQDKLSPTDKQKPLALNNRKAFHCFNYFFFFYNVVMGISNCILRLLTSIVVGTWLVSRIDRTIMQRGYENMDAGYSTWIGMIFADHYHNNPVMVCFCQLLVSKTLVRHNTSAYSTFSNTPPESPVNSRVRRRWALLYTLLRNPHLILLRKHHLSTSSSLATSPSSPSDTVVRAWVMASQAQSRQTVLPPEIIVTQAEES; encoded by the exons TTTCTCCAATGACTCCGTAGTTCAGGACTGTCAAAATACAATCTCTGTGGATCTCCTGCATCTTTCACTCATTCCTGCA GCGATGATTGCAGGAGTGCTGTCATTCCTCCAGAGAAGGGCCCAAAGACTGGGCATTGACCACAGACTGCCCTTCCTGCGGGGTCGCTTTGGTATTGTGGT GCCTTTGGACACTATAGGCAGCCTCAGTAACCGTTGGTCCTATGGCTTTGCATTTGGTGCCGTGTCAAGCAGCgtcctgctgctcttctctgAACAATACATCCCCTTCACTGTCCCGCCCTGGGCCAGAG CTATTGTGTACCTGATCGGAGCTTTGGAAGTGGGCCTGGCGTATTTCCCTTTCTTCGCCTGCCTGTCCACACCGTTCAGAATGGCCGGGGCAGTCCTGGGAATTCTCTACTCTCTGCCCTG GATCATCGTTACAGTGTGGGACACAATCACCTGTCCCAATGGTAAG GTTTTGGGCAAATACCAGAAGGTGATCGTGCAGTGGCCGTGTATCCTCTCCCTCATTTTCCTCCTGGGGCGATTTATCTACATGCTGGTTAAAGCTGTTCGGATACGGCAGCAGCTGGAGCCAGAG CAGGACACTGAGGAGCTGATCGAGGTGCACCAGGTGAACCATGTGAAGAGACTGCTGAGGAAAACACCCAAACACAG TAAGCCTCTCAGCTGGTTTCAGCGCAGAGTGTACGAGTGGGATCCCTACTTCAAGTTCCCCAACAGGATCATTGGCACTGTTATTATATCCCTCGTAGGCCTGTATAcg ATGACTCTTGCGGACTACAGTCTCAGTAATGTTGTCTTTGACAAAGTGGACAAATGGAAGAACACACTGGAATACCTGGTTGAGTCCTGTAATGAGACTGAAACACTGGGAGCCATGATACCACAGCTGGAAGAATTTGTACACGTAGCCAGGA AGTCGTGGCTGGCCACCACCATCTTTGCCAGTATGAACTCTGTCGCCTATACCTTCCATATTTTGGCGTGTTACAG GAAACACCTGAAGAGACTGTGGAAAGGACAGAGGGGTTTTATTCCAGAGAGGTTTCACAACCCCAGCTCTGCCATCAGTGTA GCTTCTATTGCAAGATACTCTGGATGGCAAATAGCTTTTACACTGTGGG GCTACCTGATTGTTCACtttgtccacttcctgttggcTCTGCTGCTGGTCTATGCGCTGGTTCTTCCTATACAGCATGGAAAAGCACTGACCATGCTCACCAACCTGGGGATCATAGT TCTGACCATCGGCCTGGTGATCAGCTTTGTGATTCTTCAAGTGGTTCTGGTTCAGATCTTCTTTCTTCAGGACAAATTGTCTCCCACAGATAAGCAGAAACCTCTGGCTCTCAACAACAG GAAGGCCTTCCACTGCTTCaactacttcttcttcttctacaacGTGGTGATGGGAATCAGCAACTGCATACTGAGACTGCTCACCAGCATTGTGGTGGGGACGTGGCTGGTGTCCCGCATAGACAGGACCATTATGCAGAGGGGATATGAAAACATGGACGCTG GCTACAGCACGTGGATCGGGATGATCTTTGCTGACCATTATCACAATAATCCAGTCatggtgtgtttctgtcagctgCTGGTTTCTAAAACACTTGTGAGACACAATACATCTGCATACTCCACGTTCAGCAACACTCCACCAG AATCCCCTGTGAACAGTAGGGTCAGGAGGCGCTGGGCGTTGCTTTACACCCTTCTAAGAAACCCTCATCTGATCCTGCTcagaaagcaccatctttcaaCTTCTTCATCATTAGCAACATCCCCATCATCCCCATCGGACACAGTGGTGCGGGCTTGGGTGATGGCATCTCAAGCACAGAGCCGCCAGACAGTGTTACCACCAGAGATCATAGTCACACAAGCAGAAGAATCTTAA
- the tdrd7a gene encoding tudor domain-containing protein 7A, translating into MLDSESVKKLLRSVLQSSKEGVPIDRVQSEFSSMCGERIPLVTLGYSKLEDYLRSIPSVVRLEHRMGELRCFAAVCRETAHIAELVAKQKSSKKSGRSQFVNCRMRFRPSNLYMLSVKPRSSLRQPSSGSTSSWTANRYVPRGGHRAVSASGDYRQFDKRLSSTVPVQHRPPVSQPTIQQKIITNRTENSMVNGNNARETSSKQVSRPSKSQSKCSLYNVELVQSRIRQVLEKYCSGLWMLKLSEVYSKMFSEKLHPQVLIDLPKWTDICLVEQPSVNSHADSLIYPPLPPKPPTVPLNSTTNTCPTSSTCSTSSTCATSSTCPTSSTCPTTISAPISTQRLTLSQDSSPPLSLPVPKPRVSPGSPLVKPTFVFSPQPVVASSGKLLSPVTLRSPALVPQLPPFINANSRCESEHNYSPATTHNQCTEPAASTQPRMASTSTSVVASSFQQGCDVSLLLRATVSAPSHSAPCPQSAVSVSAEVRQRIKEVLAVYNSGLWAHALPQIFMDMYKMPFPEHILENLSLLLDICSVEYPIPNNKKKAILYYSSRADVEPTDGQETQQGRSHPLPSGLEVIGPVVPPFLLFPSMQYPSVLVTEAKSSNAVTIRYVGEDYSNAQEAMEEAMQSFYSQSSKQHLLSNLTVGQLTAVRGDDGDELTRGQVLEAIDPSKVKVYYMDYGFSVETNKSNLLELHPDFLSLPFQATNVMLAGLEAFSSNPLVLSSLDKLAVGKILLMESLNPCQQNEMLVAVFYDTSQDDDVNINSTCLKALQDPTMNNPLAVNGTYQGVRITNVRADGIMYCQLPSRGAARLTKLLEETETYFISQMTSESLVSRPFTGKVCLARYKGKWARAEITNMYSNRVMEILFMDIGVPATVEVTDLREIPPRCLKDFAIIPPQAIKCCMADLPVPEGDWSPEAVLKVKEAVMGSEDCKMKILKLDQHKGDKLVYMYLFIGVDSQELHKSVNHQLAQLEFWQKPTLQDNNSVISNSGDADLTALVERLSLSSQVPTPTIETQQGQRAEEATALKNEIQPLPLPPPLQLPQSGQNMDVYVPVVCHPGYFVLQPWQDLHKLVVLMGEMTLYYNDTGKNHTTPQIQKGEVYAAQIDKSWYRVQVKGILLKGLVSVYELDHGKHELVSRTLIRPLIEEFRQLPFQAIAAQLAGVTQHQWSEEASMLFRNHVEKQALVAKVESVHEPSQGKNELWECRLTVYLVDTTVENKDLWIHSIMANLDRELSTAA; encoded by the exons ATGCTGGACAGTGAGTCTGTCAAAAAATTACTCAGGTCTGTCCTGCAGTCCTCCAAGGAGGGCGTTCCTATTGACAGAGTACAGTCAGAGTTCAGCTCTATGTGTGGAGAGAGGATCCCACTGGTGACACTGGGCTACTCAAAGCTGGAGGACTATCTCAGAAGTATTCCCTCTGTGGTGCGTCTGGAGCACCGCATGGGTGAG CTGAGATGCTTTGCTGCAGTGTGTCGGGAGACGGCACACATCGCTGAACTTGTTGCCAAACAGAAGAGCTCTAAGAAATCTGGTCGCTCCCAATTTGTCAACTGCAGGATGAGATTCAGACCTTCCAACCTCTACATGCTCAGTG TGAAGCCAAGGTCTTCTCTTCGCCAGCCCTCGTCTGGCAGTACCTCTAGCTGGACAGCAAACCGTTATGTGCCTCGTGGTGGCCATAGAGCTGTCAGTGCTTCAGGAGACTACAG GCAGTTTGATAAGAGGTTAAGCTCCACTGTTCCTGTTCAACACAGACCGCCTGTGTCCCAACCAACTATACAACAGAAGATCATAACTAACAG GACAGAAAACAGCATGGTCAATGGCAACAATGCCAGAG AGACGTCTTCTAAACAAGTTTCCAGGCCCAGTAAATCCCAGTCAAAG TGTAGTCTGTATAATGTGGAGCTGGTGCAGAGCAGAATAAGACAAGTTCTGGAGAAGTACTGCAGTGGACTGTGGATGTTGAAGCTGTCAGAAGTCTACAGCAAAATGTTCAGTGAGAAGCTCCATCCTCAGGTGCTTATAGACCTCCCAAAGTGGACAGACATCTGTCTG GTGGAGCAGCCTTCTGTCAATAGCCACGCTGACTCACTGATCtaccctcctctgcctcccaaGCCCCCTACGGTCCCTTTGAATAGCACCACCAACACTTGTCCAACATCCTCCACCTGTTCAACATCCTCCACTTGTGCAACATCCTCCACCTGTCCAACATCCTCCACCTGTCCAACCACCATTTCTGCGCCCATTTCTACACAACGCTTAACACTCAGCCAGgattcctcccctcccctctccctccctgtgcCTAAACCTAGAGTTTCCCCAGGAAGCCCCTTGGTGAAGcccacttttgttttttctccacaACCTGTTGTTGCCTCCTCAGGAAAGCTCTTGTCCCCAGTCACATTACGAAGCCCAGCCCTTGTTCCCCAGCTGCCCCCATTTATCAATGCCAACAGTAGATGTGAGTCAGAGCACAACTACTCACCTGCCACTACCCACAACCAATGCACTGAGCCCGCAGCCTCTACACAGCCTCGCATGGCATCAACCAGCACTTCTGTAGTAGCATCCTCTTTCCAACAAGGCTGTGACGTTTCACTTCTTTTAAGGGCCACAGTCTCTGCTCCCTCCCATTCTGCCCCTTGTCCCCAGTCTGCTGTCAGCGTGTCAGCTGAGGTGCGCCAGAGAATAAAGGAGGTTCTTGCCGTGTACAACTCTGGCTTGTGGGCCCATGCTTTGCCTCAGATTTTTATGGACATGTACAAGATGCCTTTTCCTGAACATATACTGGAAAACTTGTCTCTTTTGCTTGATATATGCTCTGTGGAGTACCCCATCccaaacaacaagaagaag GCCATCCTGTATTACTCCAGCAGAGCAGACGTGGAACCCACAGATGGCCAAGAAACACAACAGGGCAGAAGTCATCCCCTCCCTTCTGGTCTAGAGGTTATTGGTCCAGTGGTTCCTCCTTTTCTGCTTTTTCCCTCAATGCAGTATCCCTCTGTGCTGGTTACTGAGGCCAAGAGTAGCAATGCTGTCACTATAAG GTATGTAGGCGAAGACTACTCCAACGCCCAGGAAGCTATGGAGGAAGCCATGCAATCCTTCTACAGCCAAAGCTCCAAGCAACATCTTCTATCCAACCTCACTGTTGGACAGCTCACAGCAGTCAGAGGGGATGATGGAGATGAGCTGACCAGAGGACAGGTCTTGGAGGCCATTGACCCCAGCAAAGTCAAG gtaTACTACATGGACTATGGCTTCTCTGTGGAGACCAATAAGTCCAATCTGCTAGAGCTGCATCcggactttctctctctgccctttCAAGCCACTAATGTCATGCTTGCAG GTCTAGAGGCATTCAGCTCCAATCCACTGGTGCTTTCTTCACTGGACAAGTTGGCAGTTGGGAAGATCCTGCTGATGGAATCATTAAACCCATGTCAACAGAATGAGATGCTTGTGGCAGTGTTCTATGACACTTCGCAGGATGATGACGTCAACATCAACTCCACTTGCTTGAAAGCGCTACAGGACCCAACCATGAACAACCCCCTGGCT GTGAATGGTACCTATCAGGGTGTGCGCATAACAAATGTACGTGCAGATGGTATCATGTATTGCCAGCTGCCCTCCAGAGGAGCTGCAAGACTGACCAAGTTACTGGAAGAAACTGAGACCTACTTCATCTCCCAG ATGACATCCGAGTCCCTGGTGTCCAGACCTTTCACTGGAAAGGTCTGTCTTGCACGCTATAAAGGAAAGTGGGCCAGAGCAGAG ATCACCAACATGTACAGCAACAGAGTAATGGAAATTCTCTTCATGGACATTGGTGTCCCAGCCACTGTGGAAGTCACTGATCTCAGAGAGATCCCACCTCGTTGTCTAAAAGACTTTGCCATCATCCCACCACAG GCTATTAAATGTTGCATGGCTGACCTCCCTGTTCCAGAGGGAGACTGGAGCCCAGAGGCTGTTCTGAAGGTGAAGGAGGCAGTAATGGGCTCCGAAGACTGTAAAATGAAG atactgaaGTTAGACCAGCACAAGGGCGACAAGCTGGTCTACATGTACCTGTTTATCGGTGTTGACAGTCAGGAGCTGCACAAGAGTGTCAACCATCAGCTGGCCCAGTTGGAGTTCTGGCAGAAACCCACATTGCAGGATAACAACAGTGTCATCAGCAACAGCGGCGATGCAG ACCTCACTGCTCTAGTGGAGAGGCTGTCTCTTAGCAGCCAAGTCCCAACCCCCACTATTGAAACCCAGCAGgggcagagagcagaagaggcCACCGCACTCAAAAATGAGATCCAGCCTCTTCCACTGCCTCCTCCACTGCAGCTCCCTCAG TCTGGGCAGAACATGGATGTGTATGTGCCAGTGGTGTGTCACCCTGGTTATTTTGTGCTGCAGCCGTGGCAGGATCTTCATaagctggtggtgctgatgggaGAGATGACTCTCTATTATAACGACACAGGGAAGAACCACACAACCCCACAGATCCAGAAGGGAGAGGTCTATGCAGCCCAGATAGACAAAAG TTGGTATCGTGTACAGGTGAAGGGGATTCTGCTTAAGGGGTTGGTTTCTGTCTATGAGCTGGACCACGGTAAACATGAGCTGGTCTCCAGGACTCTCATCCGGCCACTGATAGAGGAATTCAGACAGCTGCCCTTCCAGGCAATTGCTGCACAACTTGCTG GTGTAACACAGCACCAGTGGTCAGAGGAGGCCTCCATGTTGTTCAGAAACCATGTGGAGAAACAAGCCCTGGTAGCCAAGGTGGAGAGCGTGCATGAGCCTTCGCAGGGTAAAAACGAGCTGTGGGAGTGCAGGCTGACGGTTTACCTGGTGGACACCACAGTAGAGAACAAGGATCTTTGGATTCACAGCATCATGGCTAACCTCGACAGGGAGCTTTCCACTGCTGCCTAA
- the tmod1 gene encoding tropomodulin-1 isoform X1: protein MSGLRKEMEKYRDIDEDELLKKLSEEELQRLEDELEELDPDNALLPAGMRQKDQTKKAPTGEFQRDNLLAHLEKQAKEHPDKEDLVPFTGEKRGKPWVPKKMVDPIIESVTLEPELEEALSSATDAELCDIAAILGMHTLMSNQQYYEALASSTIVNKQGLNSVIQCTQYKPVPDEEPNSTDVEETLSRVKRNDPDLVEVNLNNIRNIPIPTLKAYADALMKNTVVERFSIVGTRSNDPVAFALAEMLKVNTSLKSLNVESNFITGTGILALIESLQNNTTLVELKIDNQSQPLGNKVEMEIASMLEKNTTLLKFGYHFTQQGPRLRGSNAMMNNNDLARVVRSESDGSFTLTLSVPELERAFGKKFKSKTNKKEKA, encoded by the exons ATGTCGGGGCTGAGGAAGGAGATGGAGAAGTACAGGGACATAGACGAGGACGAACTGCTGAAGAAACTCtctgaagaagagctgcagcgGTTAGAGGATGAATTAGAGGAGCTGGATCCTGAT AATGCACTGCTGCCTGCTGGGATGCGGCAGAAAGATCAGACTAAGAAAGCACCAACAGGAGAGTTTCAGCGAGACAACCTTCTGGCCCACCTGGAGAAACAAGCCAAAGAGCATCCTGACAAAGAAGACCTGGTGCCCTTCACTGGAGAGAAGAGAG GGAAACCATGGGTGCCTAAGAAGATGGTGGACCCCATCATAGAGAGTGTGACTCTGGAGCCGGAGCTAGAAGAAGCCCTGTCGAGTGCTACTGATGCGGAACTCTGTGACATTGCAG CCATTCTGGGCATGCACACCCTGATGAGTAACCAGCAGTACTATGAAGCTCTGGCCAGCAGCACCATCGTCAACAAGCAAGGACTTAATA GTGTGATCCAGTGCACACAGTATAAGCCGGTACCTGATGAGGAGCCCAACTCCACTGATGTAGAGGAAACTCTGTCGAGAGTAAAGAGGAATGATCCTGACCTGGTGGAGGTCAACCTCAATAACATCAGG AATATCCCCATCCCAACCCTAAAGGCGTACGCTGACGCTCTGATGAAGAACACTGTGGTGGAGCGGTTCAGTATTGTAGGAACCAGGAGCAACGACCCTGTAGCATTT GCCCTGGCAGAGATGTTAAAGGTGAACACGTCACTGAAGAGTCTGAATGTCGAGTCGAACTTCATAACAGGCACTGGAATCCTGGCCCTCATAGAGTCGCTGCAGAATAACACCACACTAGTGGAGCTCAAGATAGACAATCAG AGTCAGCCGCTAGGCAACAAGGTGGAGATGGAAATAGCCAGCATGCTGGAGAAAAACACCACGCTGTTGAAGTTTGGATATCATTTCACCCAGCAGGGTCCACGCCTCCGAGGATCCAACGCCATGATGAACAACAACGACCTGG CCCGGGTCGTCAGGTCGGAGTCCGACGGCTCCTTCACCCTCACTCTATCTGTCCCCGAGCTGGAGAGGGCCTTCGGGAAAAAGTTCAAGTCCAAGACTAA TAAGAAAGAGAAGGCTTGA
- the tmod1 gene encoding tropomodulin-1 isoform X2 yields the protein MSGLRKEMEKYRDIDEDELLKKLSEEELQRLEDELEELDPDNALLPAGMRQKDQTKKAPTGEFQRDNLLAHLEKQAKEHPDKEDLVPFTGEKRGKPWVPKKMVDPIIESVTLEPELEEALSSATDAELCDIAAILGMHTLMSNQQYYEALASSTIVNKQGLNSVIQCTQYKPVPDEEPNSTDVEETLSRVKRNDPDLVEVNLNNIRNIPIPTLKAYADALMKNTVVERFSIVGTRSNDPVAFALAEMLKVNTSLKSLNVESNFITGTGILALIESLQNNTTLVELKIDNQSQPLGNKVEMEIASMLEKNTTLLKFGYHFTQQGPRLRGSNAMMNNNDLVRKRRLEGGPIFPKCRTNV from the exons ATGTCGGGGCTGAGGAAGGAGATGGAGAAGTACAGGGACATAGACGAGGACGAACTGCTGAAGAAACTCtctgaagaagagctgcagcgGTTAGAGGATGAATTAGAGGAGCTGGATCCTGAT AATGCACTGCTGCCTGCTGGGATGCGGCAGAAAGATCAGACTAAGAAAGCACCAACAGGAGAGTTTCAGCGAGACAACCTTCTGGCCCACCTGGAGAAACAAGCCAAAGAGCATCCTGACAAAGAAGACCTGGTGCCCTTCACTGGAGAGAAGAGAG GGAAACCATGGGTGCCTAAGAAGATGGTGGACCCCATCATAGAGAGTGTGACTCTGGAGCCGGAGCTAGAAGAAGCCCTGTCGAGTGCTACTGATGCGGAACTCTGTGACATTGCAG CCATTCTGGGCATGCACACCCTGATGAGTAACCAGCAGTACTATGAAGCTCTGGCCAGCAGCACCATCGTCAACAAGCAAGGACTTAATA GTGTGATCCAGTGCACACAGTATAAGCCGGTACCTGATGAGGAGCCCAACTCCACTGATGTAGAGGAAACTCTGTCGAGAGTAAAGAGGAATGATCCTGACCTGGTGGAGGTCAACCTCAATAACATCAGG AATATCCCCATCCCAACCCTAAAGGCGTACGCTGACGCTCTGATGAAGAACACTGTGGTGGAGCGGTTCAGTATTGTAGGAACCAGGAGCAACGACCCTGTAGCATTT GCCCTGGCAGAGATGTTAAAGGTGAACACGTCACTGAAGAGTCTGAATGTCGAGTCGAACTTCATAACAGGCACTGGAATCCTGGCCCTCATAGAGTCGCTGCAGAATAACACCACACTAGTGGAGCTCAAGATAGACAATCAG AGTCAGCCGCTAGGCAACAAGGTGGAGATGGAAATAGCCAGCATGCTGGAGAAAAACACCACGCTGTTGAAGTTTGGATATCATTTCACCCAGCAGGGTCCACGCCTCCGAGGATCCAACGCCATGATGAACAACAACGACCTGG TAAGAAAGAGAAGGCTTGAGGGAGGACCCATCTTCCCAAAGTGTCGGACGAACGTGTAG
- the cplx2a gene encoding complexin 2, like: MNFVMKAALGGGPPDVGKMLGGEEKEEDPDAAKKEEERQEALRQQEEERKAKYAKMEAERETMRQGIRDKYGLKKREEAEAEAAAAAEQPAEGSLTRPKKAVPAGCGDEEEEESIMDTVMKYLPGPLQDMLKK, translated from the exons gaggCCCTCCTGATGTGGGTAAAATGCTGGGtggagaggaaaaggaggaggacccTGATGCAGcgaaaaaagaggaggagcgTCAGGAGGCACtgaggcagcaggaggaagagaggaaggccAAATATGCCAAGATGGAGGCCGAGAGGGAAACGATGAGGCAAGGCATCAGGGATAAG TACGGCTTGAAAAAGCGTGAGGAGGCTGAAGCGGAGGCGGCCGCCGCTGCGGAGCAGCCTGCAGAGGGCAGCTTGACTCGACCCAAGAAGGCCGTGCCGGCCGGCTGCGGCgacgaggaagaagaggagagcatCATGGACACAGTGATGAAATACCTGCCAGGCCCCCTGCAGGACATGCTTAAGAAGtag